One Spinacia oleracea cultivar Varoflay chromosome 4, BTI_SOV_V1, whole genome shotgun sequence DNA segment encodes these proteins:
- the LOC130471782 gene encoding uncharacterized protein — protein MARNGDESDEETPEKDKDYDALNEKDQGEPEDIANDEYLRRLDEFEELADAAALLGVDTNHPTEESGSKKGKGRGRGSGKARGPTKGLGKTGPMFLQFDSLLRPSGKWRLKYGQQIGLCSRKLNINWDWPSVSQGLRSKLWEDTMARFHLEDDPVIKKNFLSSVAKRFRDFKGKLVSGHIIFTRKLSKNEVNRQPYEIWKNIQREDWETFKKSKTSDIAVLKRQKAQKSAKSNDNPHHLGQYNYEDARKIWIHEGFYPNSEQNRGDDWYCSMHKKDKKTGKRSIPKPKTKAIADKYVSNSILVIFYMRPTR, from the exons ATGGCTAGAAATGGGGATGAATCTGATGAAGAAACGCCAGAAAAAGATAAGGACTATGATGCCTTGAACGAGAAAGACCAAGGTGAACCAGAAGATATAGCTAATGACGAGTATTTGCGTCGACTTGATGAGTTTGAGGAGCTGGCTGATGCTGCTGCCCTTCTCGGAGTTGATACTAATCATCCTACAGAGGAGTCAGGTAGCAAGAAAGGCAAGGGTAGGGGAAGGGGGTCAGGAAAAGCTAGGGGTCCGACAAAAGGGCTAGGAAAGACCGGGCCCATGTTCCTGCAGTTTGACAGCCTTTTGCGTCCATCCGGCAAATGGAGATTGAAGTATGGTCAACAGATCGGTTTGTGTAGTCGCAAGTTGAATATTAATTGGGATTGGCCAAGTGTTAGTCAAGGTTTAAGGAGTAAATTATGGGAGGACACAATG GCAAGATTCCACCTTGAAGATGATCCAGTAATCAAAAAGAATTTCCTCTCTAGTGTAGCTAAGAGATTCAGGGACTTCAAGGGAAAGCTAGTGAGTGGCCATATTATTTTTACAAGAAAGTTGAGCAAAAATGAGGTCAATCGTCAACCATATGAGATTTGGAAAAACATCCAACGAGAAGATTGGGAGACATTTAAAAAGTCAAAAACATCTGACATAGCAGTG CTTAAGCGTCAAAAGGCCCAAAAGAGTGCAAAATCGAATGATAATCCTCATCACTTGGGACAATATAACTATGAGGATGCTCGGAAAATATGGATCCACGAGGGCTTTTACCCAAATTCTGAACAAAATCGAGGTGATGATTGGTATTGTTCAATGCATAAGAAAGACAAAAAAACAGGAAAAAGATCTATCCCAAAGCCCAAAACGAAGGCAATTGCTGACAAATATGTAAGTAATTCAATTCTTGTGATTTTCTATATGCGGCCCACGAGATAA
- the LOC110802420 gene encoding uncharacterized protein translates to MTQVTGTESHEFVIWVQFLLLVLLLLLAFVVVVAVFALVVLGVFGCIMTLAGETEGMSRSWMYEKRTSSGFLNGVEEFCRCALEHQENVQDNGFYCPCVDCENVSRVSSIKTLRDHVIRRGFRQQYHVWIWHGEIGGYTGNSSENPIIDHHVHTEPIDRTEDMFSEEDDEGEEDVDDDIEEDHIDEMMEAIQDKPHLFERLSEAAEKPLYPGCVKYTQLSAVSVLTNLKIKGGVTDAIFSQFLEALEDMFPEGNVLPKSTYYANKLMCPFGLAYEKIDACPNDCILYRKEFADLDKCPRCGKSRYKLPDGVMPGEGKKGPSAKLLWYLPIIPRFRRLFSIKKEAKNLRWHADKRKKDGLLRHPADSPQWKDIDEEFPEFGKEDRNLRLALSTDGMNPFGSLSSQHSTWPVLLVIYNLPPWLCMKSKNIMLSLLIQGPKQPGNDIDVYLAPLIDDLKKMWDEGISVLDAYGDEIFTLCAMLFCTINDYPAYGNLSGYKVKGKMPCPVCEDDMESTWLPNSRKHVYPVHRKWLNRFHPYQKKKSIFDGNVEERRFRRPSSGREVYNRVKGIETVFGKSGKNKKDGIWKKESAFWKLEYWKHLSVRHCLDVMHIEKNVCEAILGTLLNMDKKSKDGIKVRRDMQHLKIRPHLWPKLKEKARKGKGKSYYLPPACYTLSKVEKRIFLECLYGIKVPKGYSSNIRKLVCMTELKLHAMKSHDCHVMMQVLLPIAIRGILPKHVRDAITRLCSFFNTICNKVLDPEELDKLQANVVVTLCQFEMYFPPSFFDIMVHLVVHLVREIKLCGPVFMRWAYPFERHMGCMQRKVRNPARPEASMIQGTVSAEIGAFIAEYMSRAEPIGLPKSRHEGRLEGKGTIGAKDISAPLEKQMQAHLCVLQQLTEVSPYLEKHMQELRARNPTKTERALVLEHNRTFSDWFQNKVMAELDVKGHKISNTIKWLSYGPQDTLHSYEGYDINGYTFHTLRQDKKSRSTQNSGVTMVASSRDYASAKDKNPVDATHPYYGVIQEIWVLDYSGKIKVPLFQCKWAENSRRGVKLVDNNMTIINMTRLRDTSEPFILASQAKQVFYIRDNVDHDWSVVVKGKRYILGVGDVDDEEEYDQFDDSPPFSISESDVLDGTDNDTNYMRLDHTEGITVDEP, encoded by the exons ATGACACAGGTCACAGGAACTGAAAGCCATGAATTTGTTATTTGGGTCCAG TTTTTGTTGTTGGTCTTATTGTTGTTGCTTGCTTTTGTTGTCGTTGTTGCTGTTTTTGCTCTTGTTGTTCTTGGTGTT TTTGGTTGTATCATGACTTTAGCCGGTGAAACAGAAGGTATGAGTCGAAGTTGGATGTATGAGAAGCGAACTTCGTCGGGGTTCTTGAACGGGGTAGAGGAGTTTTGTAGATGTGCTTTGGAGCATCAAGAAAATGTACAAGATAATGGGTTTTATTGTCCATGTGTCGATTGCGAAAATGTGAGTAGGGTTAGTAGTATCAAAACATTAAGAGATCATGTGATTCGTCGTGGGTTTAGGCAACAATACCATGTGTGGATATGGCATGGTGAGATCGGAGGATATACGGGAAATTCCAGTGAAAATCCAATTATTGACCACCATGTACACACTGAACCTATTGATCGGACCGAGGATATGTTTTCGGAGGAAGATGATGAAGGTGAAGAAGACGTGGATGATGATATTGAGGAGGATCATATAGATGAAATGATGGAGGCAATTCAAGATAAGCCTCATTTATTTGAACGTTTGTCAGAAGCTGCTGAGAAACCTTTGTATCCTGGATGTGTCAAGTACACTCAGTTGTCGGCTGTGTCAGTGTTGACCAACCTGAAAATAAAGGGCGGTGTGACTGACgcaattttttcacaatttttGGAGGCATTAGAGGACATGTTTCCCGAAGGGAATGTGTTGCCTAAGTCAACTTATTATGCCAACAAGTTGATGTGTCCTTTTGGATTAGCATATGAGAAAATAGATGCTTGTCCAAATGATTGTATTTTGTATCGAAAAGAGTTTGCAGATTTAGATAAATGTCCTCGGTGTGGTAAGTCTCGTTACAAGCTCCCAGATGGAGTTATGCCCGGGGAAGGCAAGAAAGGTCCCTCTGCTAAActgctttggtatcttccaataATACCAAGGTTTAGACGATTGTTTTCAATAAAGAAGGAGGCAAAGAACTTGAGGTGGCATGCAGAtaagaggaagaaagatgggttgCTTAGACATCCGGCAGATTCTCCTCAATGGAAAGATATTGATGAAGAATTTCCAGAATTCGGCAAAGAAGATAGGAATCTTAGGCTTGCGCTTTCTACTGAcggaatgaacccatttggtAGTCTAAGCAGTCAACACAGCACTTGGCCTGTTCTGTTAGTAATTTAtaatttgcctccttggttgTGCATGAAGTCAAAGAATATTATGTTATCCTTACTTATACAAGGGCCGAAACAACCAGGAAACGATATTGATGTATACCTTGCTCCGCTCATTGATGATTTGAAAAAAATGTGGGATGAAGGTATTTCTGTTTTAGATGCGTATGGTGATGAGATTTTCACGTTGTGTGCAATGTTATTTTGTACCATCAATGACTACCCGGCTTATGGTAACTTGTCAGGGTATAAGGTAAAGGGAAAGATGCCATGCCCAGTTTGTGAAGATGATATGGAATCAACCTGGTTGCCAAATTCTAGAAAACACGTGTATCCAGTTCATAGAAAGTGGCTAAATAGGTTTCATCcttatcaaaagaaaaaatctaTATTTGATGGCAACGTGGAAGAACGTAGATTTCGTAGACCGTCATCTGGAAGAGAGGTTTACAACCGTGTTAAAGGCATAGAGACGGTTTTTGGAAAATctgggaaaaataaaaaagatggaATTTGGAAGAAGGAGTCTGCCTTTTGGAAACTGGAATATTGGAAGCATCTGTCAGTTAGAcattgtctcgatgtaatgcacatAGAAAAAAATGTGTGTGAGGCCATTTTGGGTACATTGTTGAACATGGATAAGAAATCGAAGGATGGCATTAAGGTGCGGAGAGACATGCAACACCTGAAGATTCGACCTCATTTATGGCCAAAGCTTAAGGAAAAGGCCAGAAAGGGGAAAGGTAAGTCTTACTATTTACCCCCTGCTTGCTATACATTGTCTAAAGTTGAGAAAAGAATATTTCTAGAGTGTCTTTATGGAATTAAAGTTCCTAAGGGCTACTCATCGAATATAAGAAAGCTTGTGTGTATGACTGAATTGAAATTACATGCAATGAAATCCCATGATTGTCATGTCATGATGCAAGTATTGTTGCCCATTGCAATTCGTGGGATTTTGCCTAAGCATGTAAGAGATGCCATCACGAGACTTTGTTCGTTTTTCAATACAATATGCAACAAGGTACTTGATCCGGAGGAATTAGACAAACTACAAGCTAATGTAGTTGTAACACTGTGCCAGTTTGAGATGTATTTTCCGCCTTCGTTTTTCGACATAATGGTTCATTTAGTTGTCCATCTTGTTCGAGAAATCAAGCTTTGTGGTCCAGTGTTCATGAGATGGGCTTATCCTTTTGAAAGGCATATGGGGTGCATGCAGAGAAAGGTGAGGAATCCCGCACGACCAGAAGCAAGTATGATTCAAGGAACTGTGTCGGCGGAGATTGGTGCGTTTATTGCTGAATATATGTCCAGAGCTGAACCAATCGGACTTCCTAAATCTCGACATGAGGGGAGACTTGAAGGCAAAGGCACAATTGGTGCTAAAGATATCAGTGCTCCATTAGAGAAACAGATGCAAGCCCACTTATGTGTGCTACAACAACTCACAGAGGTTAGTCCGTACTTAGAAAAGCATATGCAGGAGTTAAGAGCTCGAAATCCGACTAAAACAGAACGTGCCTTGGTGTTGGAACATAATCGTACTTTCAGTGATTGGTTTCAAAATAAAGTGATGGCTGAGTTGGATGTTAAAGGCCACAAAATCTCCAATACGATAAAATGGCTATCATATGGTCCACAAGATACTTTGCACTCATATGAAGGGTATGACATCAATGGATATACCTTCCATACGCTACGTCAAGACAAAAAGTCAAGGTCTAcgcaaaatagtggtgttacaATGGTTGCTTCTTCTAGAGATTATGCAAGTGCTAAAGATAAGAATCCAGTTGATGCAACACATCCATATTATGGGGTCATTCAGGAAATATGGGTGCTTGATTATAGTGGAAAAATAAAGGTACCACTTTTTCAATGCAAGTGGGCAGAGAATAGTCGGCGCGGTGTTAAGCTTGTTGACAATAATATGACTATAATCAATATGACACGGTTGCGCGACACTTCAGAGCCATTCATACTCGcatcccaagcaaagcaagttTTCTACATAAGAGACAATGTCGATCATGATTGGTCTGTTGTTGTTAAAGGGAAGAGATATATTCTTGGTGTTGGTGATGTcgatgatgaagaagagtacGATCAGTTTGATGACTCACCACCGTTCTCAATTTCAGAGAGCGATGTGCTTGATGGAACGGATAATGATACCAATTATATGCGCTTAGATCATACAGAAGGCATAACTGTTGATGAACCTTGA